Proteins from one Anopheles nili chromosome 2, idAnoNiliSN_F5_01, whole genome shotgun sequence genomic window:
- the LOC128722220 gene encoding uncharacterized protein LOC128722220, with amino-acid sequence MNQQKIPIHSEQQCSEIFGEPMQFPLQIGNDTFVVTYQDQRIIIDRRNWFLSHILQPTKANDEMDWEQSSMYNQPNQPAINHQQVIAQLLLELQARSNTTASLQPVQASEFMQGKRFCFHYDKQTDTQDLSYYQKREQKLVKHVHYFTEPLVKNMATNTDAVVQLMAGDEFSEISSYSL; translated from the exons atgaatCAACAAAAGATTCCAATTCATTCGGAACAGCAATGTTCCGAAATTTTTGGCGAACCAATGCAAT TTCCTCTACAAATTGGAAATGATACGTTCGTTGTCACGTATCAAGACCAGCGAATCATCATTGATCGAAGGAATTGGTTCTTGTCCCACATTCTGCAGCCCACTAAAGCAAATGACGAAATGGATTGGGAGCAATCATCAATGTACAATCAGCCAAACCAACCGGCAATAAACCATCAGCAAGTGATTGCTCAGCTGTTGCTAGAACTGCAAGCCAGAAGTAATACAACTGCAAGCCTACAACCTGTACAAGCTTCGGAATTTATGCAAGGGAAACGATTCTGCTTTCACTATGATAAACAAACAGACACGCAGGACCTATCATATTATCAAAAAAGAGAACAGAAGCTAGTAAAACATGTCCACTACTTCACAGAACCCCTTGTTAAAAACATGGCCACTAATACGGATGCAGTTGTTCAGTTGATGGCAGGAGATGAATTTTCTGAAATATCCAGCTATTcattgtga
- the LOC128723056 gene encoding zinc finger and SCAN domain-containing protein 21-like has protein sequence MQINCIKLFFTGHSYLELRIFFIGPHTKQDCHNNVIINSIMSRSRCVACHTEERGMIAIYQHPRGVDRLWSYVTGIIVKSKDQLCIACYDELRVAHRFKEKCIHNNLNRLGLGLTKRLPPHAPQEPAVNDDSISVLTETAVPSRLGNSSHASSEECQQVQPRNEPGRTDFSIKSEPPQQEDNNEVTEQQQEDCGSSQNDSKCEADQIRARTSSLEVVKMELELSLDDIGIQPESVLSDSTIKKTDDEHENKSFENMALPSGALKQHQQIEHKKVRRENTNAVKYRRVLTGKINALMCRYCYREFDEPGTKASHEETHLNDPKPFQCSYGDCNRLFQHRSALNRHFYTHVTPKRFKCSVCPKRFHQQSSMVVHERLHRGDKPHICPQCGKGFTHVSNVKRHIRFHNGEKPYQCGKCPARFTTSTDLRRHMNSRRCMMMWSMKMAK, from the exons atgcaaataaactGCATTA AATTATTTTTCACTGGGCACAGCTACTTGGAATTACGCATTTTTTTCATCGGTccgcacacaaaacaagacTGCCACAACAac GTCATCATAAACTCTATCATGAGCCGAAGTCGTTGTGTCGCGTGCCATACAGAGGAACGCGGTATGATTGCGATTTATCAACATCCCCGCGGTGTTGACCGCCTCTGGAGCTATGTTACTGGAATTATC GTAAAATCGAAAGATCAGCTCTGCATTGCCTGCTACGACGAGCTACGTGTCGCGCAtcgttttaaagaaaaatgcatccacaaCAATCTGAACCGATTAGGGTTAGGACTGACAAAGAGACTACCGCCACACGCACCACAGGAGCCGGCGGTGAACGACGACTCGATTTCAGTTCTCACAGAGACTGCAGTGCCATCTCGTCTAGGAAACAGTAGCCATGCATCGAGCGAAGAGTGCCAGCAAGTGCAGCCCAGAAATGAACCCGGCAGGACCGATTTTAGCATCAAATCCGAACCACCGCAACAGGAAGATAATAACGAGGTGaccgaacagcagcaggaagatTGCGGTTCATCGCAAAACGACAGCAAATGTGAAGCGGATCAAATACGAGCGAGAACATCCTCGCTGGAAGTGGTAAAGATGGAACTGGAACTATCGCTGGATGACATCGGGATACAACCCGAATCAGTGCTTTCCGACAGTACGATCAAAAAGACGGACGATGAGCACGAAAACAAATCTTTCGAAAATATGGCGCTACCATCCGGGGCGCTAAAACAACATCAGCAGATAGAGCACAAAAAAGTGCGTCGAGAAAACACGAACGCCGTCAAGTACCGGCGAGTGCTGACGGGCAAGATAAACGCACTCATGTGCAGGTATTGTTACCGCGAGTTTGACGAACCCGGAACGAAAGCGTCCCACGAGGAGACTCACCTCAACGATCCGAAACCATTCCAGTGTTCCTACGGTGACTGTAACCGGTTGTTTCAGCATCGATCAGCCTTAAATCGGCACTTTTATACGCACGTCACGCCGAAACGGTTCAAGTGCAGTGTCTGTCCGAAGCGGTTCCATCAACAGAGTTCGATGGTAGTGCACGAGCGTTTGCACCGTGGTGATAAACCGCACATTTGCCCTCAATGTGGCAAGGGCTTCACCCACGTGTCCAACGTAAAGCGACATATTCGGTTTCATAACGGTGAAAAACCGTACCAATGTGGCAAGTGTCCGGCACGGTTCACCACTAGCACGGATTTGCGCCGGCACATGAACAGCAGACGATGCATGATGATGTGGTCTATGAAGATGGCAAAATAA
- the LOC128723066 gene encoding putative ammonium transporter 2: MANATNTAEMATPTPNPGAFQSLARNNSYVIPGLYDLNVEDTNWVLTSSFIIFTMQTGFGMLESGCVSVKNEVNIMMKNIIDIVLGGFTYWLFGYAMAFGRGELNNPFVALGDFLIDPGVSDPLFGPIFAAFLFQLSFSTTATTIVSGAMAERCNFKAYCIFSFFNTIVYCIPAGWVWGEHGFLKNLGVVDIAGSGPVHLIGGASAFASAAILGPRLGRYAKGTDPLPLGNPVNACMGLFVLWWGWLAFNSGSTYGVSGAKWAYAARAAVMTMMGSFGGGSFSIIYSMVNNDGRMDVVDLINGILASLVSVTAGCYLYHAWEAILIGAIGSALCCFGMPLFDRMGVDDPVGASSVHGIAGIWGVLAVGFFADNPLRMDTTGGRSGLFKGGGWYMVGVQSLSALCLACWGVCSTFLLLWLINKVVPIRMDPNEELLGADLMEHRIRHTQIGISRALSALAPIQLDLDDVIDAPPIGRNPGHERCVDEIEAASQKLHQWRQAMDKFGNREQSATGKASGSRRRVKGFLSRGTPANGAENAGYERDATVSVKMTSGRAPTKEVHQMAVIGSEQSYQLGGGDRNSDRNFAWID, from the exons ATGGCCAACGCCACAAACACAGCGGAAATGGCCACACCAACACCCAACCCGGGTGCGTTTCAGTCGCTCGCACGCAACAACAGCTACGTCATCCCGGGTCTGTACGATCTAAACGTCGAGGACACGAACTGGGTGCTGACGTCGTCGTTCATCATCTTCACGATGCAGACCGGCTTCGGGATGCTCGAGTCCGGCTGTGTGTCCGTCAAGAACGAGGTCAACATTATGATGAAGAACATCATCGATATTGTGCTGGGCGGGTTCACGTACTGGCTGTTTGGGTACGCGATGGCATTCGGGCGGGGCGAACTCAACAACCCGTTCGTTGCGCTCGGGGACTTTCTGATCGATCCCGGTGTTAGTGATCCGCTGTTTGGACCGATCTTTGCCGCGTTTCTGTTCCAGCTGTCCTTCTCGACGACCGCGACGACGATCGTTAGTGGTGCTATGGCGGAAAG GTGCAACTTTAAGGCATActgcattttttccttcttcaacaCGATCGTGTACTGCATACCGGCCGGTTGGGTGTGGGGTGAGCACGGTTTCCTTAAGAACCTAGGCGTTGTGGACATCGCTGGTAGTGGACCAGTTCATCTGATCGGTGGCGCATCTGCATTCGCATCAGCCGCTATCCTTGGGCCACGGTTAGGTCGTTATGCAAAGGGCACGGATCCGCTGCCACTCGGTAACCCGGTTAACGCTTGCATGGGCCTGTTCGTCCTTTGGTGGGGCTGGTTGGCGTTTAATTCCGGCAGCACGTACGGCGTTAGTGGGGCCAAATGGGCGTACGCAGCTCGTGCCGCCGTTATGACGATGATGGGTTcgttcggtggtggtagcTTCAGCATCAT CTACTCGATGGTCAACAATGACGGCCGCATGGACGTGGTGGATCTGATCAACGGCATCCTGGCCTCCCTGGTGTCGGTTACAGCCGGTTGTTATCTCTACCACGCGTGGGAAGCAATCCtgatcggtgcgatcggtTCAGCGCTCTGCTGCTTCGGAATGCCCCTATTCGACCGGATGGGTGTGGATGATCCGGTTGGGGCGAGTTCCGTCCACGGAATCGCAGGCATTTGGG GCGTACTGGCGGTGGGCTTTTTTGCGGACAACCCCCTGCGGATGGACACGACGGGTGGACGGTCGGGGTTGTTTAAAGGCGGAGGCTGGTACATGGTTGGCGTGCAGTCCCTGTCCGCGCTTTGTCTCGCTTGTTGGGGCGTTTGTTCGACCTTCCTGCTGCTGTGGCTCATCAACAAGGTCGTCCCGATCCGGATGGACCCGAACGAGGAGCTGCTGGGGGCGGATTTGATGGAGCACCGGATCCGCCACACGCAGATTGGCATCTCGCGGGCTCTTTCGGCGCTAGCCCCGATTCAGCTGGATCTGGATGATGTGATCGATGCGCCACCGATCGGTCGAAATCCTGGCCATGAGCGGTGCGTGGATGAGATTGAAGCTGCCAGTCAAAAGTTGCACCAGTGGCGACAAGCGATGGATAAGTTTGGCAATCGTGAGCAATCGGCCACGGGGAAAGCGAGTGGGTCACGGCGTCGTGTGAAGGGTTTCTTGAGCCGTGGTACACCAGCGAATGGGGCGGAAAACGCTGGATACGAGCGGGATGCAACCGTGTCGGTGAAGATGACCAGCGGTAGAGCACCGACGAAGGAAGTCCACCAAATGGCCGTTATTGGAAGCGAACAGAGCTACCAGCTTGGTGGTGGCGATCGCAACAGTGATCGTAATTTTGCGTGGATTGATTGA
- the LOC128720166 gene encoding TP53-regulated inhibitor of apoptosis 1-like, whose protein sequence is MNSIGENCTQLKKDYDACFNNWFSDRFLKGDMDDSLCAPLFKVYQQCVKDAMKQHHIEFKEIENDHLGTSEEEKKPPPKGS, encoded by the exons ATGAACAGTATTGGCGAAAATTGTACACAGCTAAAAAAGGACTACGACGCTTGTTTCAACAACTGGTTCTCGGATCGATTCCTGAAGGGCGATATGGACGATTCGCTGTGTGCTCCGCTGTTCAAAGTTTATCAACAGTGCGTAAAG GATGCCATGAAGCAACACCATATCGAGTTTAAGGAAATCGAAAATGATCACCTCGGAACAAgtgaggaagaaaagaaacctcCACCAAAGGGGAGCTGA